Genomic DNA from Lysobacterales bacterium:
CTGCAGGACCTGGAACTGCGCTGGCCGCAGGTCCGCATGCACCCCATGCTGCGCAGCTTCGACATCAAGCAGCGCGAGGTCGTCCTGCGCGACGTGCTGGCGGGCGTCGAGCGCACCGCCAGCGGCGCCGTCAACGTGCGCACCGCCGTGGTGCTGCGCCCGGTGCTGGTCGGCAACGACACCGTCCACGTTCCGGCCCTGCGGGTCGGCGTGCTGCCGGACAACGGCGAGGCCGGCGACCTGTTCTATGTCGACCTGGCCCGCGAGTCGGCCCCCTACCGCGACAGCGATGGCGCCGACGAGGATCAGGCCGGCCGCGACCAGGAAAGCTCGATCGGGCTGCGCGGCGGACCGCGCGCTGGGTAGGACGGTTGGTACAGGCCAGGGCCGGGCAGGCGCGTCGCCCGGACCTGGCCCGCCCGCCGGCACGTAGTGCGTACTCGCCGGCGATCGCGTCGCGGACTGACGCCGGCAGCGCGCTCAGGCCATCGGGTCGTAGAAGAAGACGCGCAGCTCCTGGTCGCAGCGGCAGGCCCGTGCGATGCGGGCCGCCCACCCGATCGCCGCCTCGCGCGAAGGCAGTTCCAGCACCGCGAAGCCCCCGTCCAGGTGCGGACCGGTCGGGTAGCCACCATCGATCACCGCACCGTCGGCCGCCACCCGCACCGGGGGCACCGAAGCGTCGATACCGCCGCCGAACACGTACACGCCAGCCGCCTTGGCCGCCTCGATCACGGCGTGCGAGTCGCGGTCGGCGGCGGCCAGTTCAGCCCCGGTCGCCACCATGGCGGCTGCGGGAAACGAGATCAGGTACTTGGCCAAGGCAATCTCCCGGTGGACCGGGGTCGAGGGTAGCGCCCCGAGACCCCGGCAGGCAGGGCCCGCTCAGACACTTCCCTCCCGCTCGACGACCAGAATCCGGGCCTCGCCGATCGGGTGGGCGACATGTTCGGTGCCGACCGTGGCGTGGAACACGTCGCCCGCCGCCAGCACCACGCGCTGCTCGATGCCCGCCTCGCGGTAGCGCATCTCGACCCGGCCGGTCAGCACCGCGAACACCTCCTCGCCGTCGTTGACATGCCAGCGGTAGGGCTGATCGGTCCAGTGCAGGCGCGTGGTGATGCCGTCCATATTGGCGATGTCGATGGCACCCCAGGGTCGCTCCGCCCGCCAGGTGCTGCCGCGGATCACTTTCATGGTTCATTCCTTTTGGCAGCCGAGGGCCGGGGCGCGAACGGCCCGAAACCGCCCCGCGGCGGAGGCAAGACTACCTGAGCGCGCGCGCCTGCCGCAGCCGCTCCACACGCCGGAACCCGCATCCCGGGCGGGCCAGACGGCGGCCTCGAGCACCTCGTTCCCGTGCACCGGCGGGCGGCATCCCGCTCCCGCGAAACGACACCGCGTGAAGGGCTGCCCGACAGCGAGACATGCGGCCGGATCCCCTACCCGGCATCGTCGCCAGGCGCAGGATCGACCGCCCCGCCCGCGGCGATCAGCTGCCTGAATAGTTCAAGGGGCAGATCCGCAAGGCCGGCCAGTCGACCTTGATGGTGCGTCACCGACAGGCGCAAGCGCGCGGGCGATCCGGTGAAGAAGACCACCCTGCCGTCGCCGTAGGACGTGTTCGGCCGCGCTGTCTCCTCGAAATGCCCGAAGCGGTCGCCCACCCGGTAGTGCAGCACCGTTCCCGGCCGGAGCAGCATGACCTCCGCCACGGTGTCCACCACCGTGCCCTCGACGACGCGGGTACTGGTCATCACGATTGCCGATGCAGCCGCGATCTGCCGCTCGACCGGCCATTCGTGGAAGCGGACGTACTCGTCGTCCGTGAGGCCCGGCGCGCCCGTGCCGCCCGATCCCGCGTTCCCGACGGAAGCCCTCTCCGGGATGTCGTGGCGGGACAGCACGAAGTGCGTCCACAGGATGGGCACCAGTGCGCTGGCGAGCAGCGCCGCCGCCAACGCCCAGACCGCCAGGGTCAGTCCCTTGATCGCCCTGGCAGTGGCATTTTCGGTCATGGGTCCTCCCCGGGGGTTCCGTCAGATGCCAGTGAGCCGCAGGGCCTGACATCCCGGCCTGCAAGCGGGCAGCCTGCCGGACTTGGTCGAGTCACGAGTCGCAGCAGGTCTGCGCTCACCATGGCCGCGACGCCGAGCAGTCCCGGCACCGCGGCGCGCCGCCGGCCGGCCTAGCCATGGACCTCGGCGACCTGGTCCAGGTAGAACTGGTTGCCGTCCGGATCGGCGAGCATCGCCATGTAGCCACCCCAGGGCTGCCGGGCGGGCGGCATCGTGAACTGCACACCCAGCGCCGACAGGCGTGCGTGCTCGGCCTCTAGGTCGGCGACCTCCAGGCCGATCCCGGTCGGGCGCCCGACCAGGTCGGCGTGGGCGGTCCCCGGCAGGGAGACGCCCAACCGGACCGGGCCTGCCGAGAACGAGGCATAGCCGTGTTCCGGCGAGGCGAACTCCAGGGCCAGCCCCAGCGTGTCGCCATAGAAGGCCACGGCCCTGTCGAGATCGCTGACGAAGACGTTGACGTAGGCGAGCTTCATGGCCGCTCCTTCTGTGGTCGGTCCCGGCAGCCGGCCCGGGACGATCCTGCACTGGGGAAGTCTAGTCCCGACTGGCCAGTCCCGCGACGCTCGGCCCGGGCCGCCAGCGCCCTTCAGGCCTCGGCCAGCGCCTGCCCGAGGCGAGTCAGGTTGGCGATGAAGGCATCGCCATGCGCCCAGTCCGGCTGCAGCCTGGCCCAGACGGCGAGGCGCTTGAGCGCGCGCCCGACATAGGCCTTGGCGGCGGGATCGATCCTCCCCTCGTCGGCGAGCTGGCCGAAGCCGGTCGCCACCACCGAGATGTCGGTGGTGTAGATGAACTGCTGGTCGTCGAAGTCCGGGTCCTCGATCTGCGCCGCGACCACGGATTCCTCGAAGATCGCGTCCGAGTAATCGGCCACGTCGATCTCGCCGACCGCCTCGATGGTCCAGACCAGGCACTCGGTCAGCGGCCGGTCCGGATTCTGCTTGCGCCAGTTGCGGTACTCAAACAGCACGGTGTCGCCCTCGTCCGAACCGAATGGGCCCAGCTCGTCGGTGCAGTCCCAGAAGAATTCGTCGGGGATGATCTGCAGCGCGCGGGGGTGGCCACGCTCCTTGTCGATGGCATCGGCGCTCGGGGCGTCCACGGATCCTCCTCAAGTCGATGGGGCAGTCGAGCGGGGCATAGCCCAGGCCGGCCATGGCGGTTGGCCGGCGGCATTGTCGGGCGGTACGGCAGCAGGGTCCAGACATCCGCCGCCAGCGGCAGGTTGCGAACGGATGCCTGCTCGGGCCGGTGAAGGTCGCCACGACGCGCGTCGGATGCGGCAGCGTCAGACGCTTCCCTCGCGCGCGACGACCAGGATCCTGGTCTCGCCGACCGGATGGGCGACATGCTCGGTGCCGACGGTGGCGTGGAAGACGTCGCCCGGCGCCAGCAGCATGCGCTGCCCGACGCCCGCCTCGCGGTAGCAAATCTCGACCCGGCAGGTCGGCACCGCGAACACCTCCTCGCCGTCGTCGACGTGCCAGCGACAGGGCTGGTCGGTCCAGTGCAGGCGCGTGCTGATGCCGTCCATGTTGGCGATGTCGATCGCGCCCCAGGGGCGCTCCGCCCGCCAGGTGCCGCCGCGGATCACTTTCTCGCGTGCTTCCCTCGCGAACTGGGGCGCGGCCAACGCACAGGACTGCCGGCGGAATGCGCTGTCCGGTCCTCTAGGTGAGCGCGCTGATCAGCCAGATCAGCGCGAACCACGCGAACCCGGCCACCGTGACGGGATGGACGCGGCGCAGCGTGGTCCAGTCATGGCGTGCCAGCGACAGGAAGAAGCCGATCCAGACGCCGTAGAAGAAGCCCAGGAACCCGATTTCGTCCACGCGTGCGGTGAACGCCGGGAACAGCGGCTCCATCCAGGAGACGATCAGCGGGTCGTAGCAGCGCGCCAGCACCGGCCCCAGCATGAAGAAGGTGGCGGTGAGCACCAGCCGCTTGTGCCAGTCCGGCTGCCGCCGCCGCAGCCAGGCCAGCAGCAGGAAGGCCGCGAAACCCGGGAGGAACAGGCGGTTGGCGCGAACCTCCACCGCCATGTTGCTCCAGCCGCTCCACAGCACGACGAAGATGTAGAGCGTGCTCAGGACGACGCCGATCGCCACCACGAAGGTGGCCACACCGAGCCGTCTGTGCAGCCGCAGGTTGCGGACCCGGACCAGGTTCGCCTGCGTGGCCAGCAGTACGTACCAGGCGAGCCCGAACAGGCCGTGGATGACGAACTTCGGATCGCTGTTGCTGGGCTGGCCGATGTCGGTGATGAGGTTGTCGGAGAACGCGACAACGCTAAGGACCAGCAGCAGCACGCTGACGATGGAGAAGTAGCGGTTCCCGGCCGTGGTTGCCATGGCGTGCTCCCCGGAATGAGTGGCGGTGCGGAGGATCAGGGGACCGGAGGCAATGCGCAAGCGCCTCCAGGCGGCGCCGGGGATCGGGTCAGGCGGCTGGCATGGGACGGCCCAGGCCTTGCCAGGGGCCACTTCGATGGCTGTCGTGCGCGCCTGGCTCAGGGCCCCGGCTCAAGGAAGCCACCGATGAATCTCTCCTCCAACGCCAGCCCCTCGCACTGCCGGTCCAGTTCCGCATAGGCCTCGGCACAGGTGCTCCGAAAAGCATCATAGGCGGCCTCGCTCATCCATCGATCCACGGTCAGGTAGCGCCCGGGCGAGCGCCGGTCGCGCAGGAGCTGCATGCCGATGAAGCCGGCCTGCTGCCGGAACAGCGAACCCCACGCGCCGTCGGGCGCGTAGCACGCTTCGAAGGCGCTGCGGTTCTCCTCGCTCACCTGGAACGCCCAGATGCAGGTGTACCGCGCGCTCATCACGAACCGCCCCGAGCGCCGTGGCGCGGCAGCTGTCGGCGGCGGCGGCCGGCGCCACCTGCACCGCAGCCGGTGGGGGGCGACATCAGATGAGGCTCCTGCGAATCAGGTCCGCCGTCTCCGCCATCTGCGCGGCGGAGGCCTGCACCCTTTCCCGACGCCGGGCATCGCCGGCGGGATCGTGCGCGGTGCCGGGGACGCGCCCTGCCCCCTCGAAGGTCGCGAGCTGCGGCGGGCCGATGCCCCAGTCGCTGTCCGGCTGCCTCGGCACGACATGGAAGTGGAAGTGGGGGGTCTCCTGGCCGCTGTAGACGCCGTTGTTCTGGAAGGTCAACAGGCCCAGCGGCTGGAAGGCCCGCACCAGCGCCTGCCCGACGCGCTGGGCCGCAAGCATCACCGCCATGCATTCCTCCTGGCGCAGCTCGAGCAGGGTCGCGACATGCCGGCGGGTGATCACGCAGCACTGGCCGCGCTCGAACTGCCAGGGGTTGAGCACCGTTAGCGTGTACTTGCCCTGGTCGACCACCGCCCAGCGCGTCTCGCGCCCGGCCATGCCTTCGCACAGGTCGCAGGGGTCGCGTACGGGAAGCTCGAACATGGGGCGGCGTCCTCGATGAATGCCTAGACCACCAGGCGTGAAACCATGTAGCTCTCCCCGTCCCTGGCGACCACCCGGATCGGGTGGGTGCTGGCCATGGACAGGAGTTCCGAAGCGGACAGCGGCTCGTCGGCCAGTTCGATGGTCTGCTGCGCAAGGCCGTCTGTCGCGATCGCGCCCCGCTTGTGCGGCTCCTCGATGATCTGCTTGTTGGCGATCTCCACGCGGCCGGCCATCAGCAGGCGCATGTCCTGGATCAGGTAGGCGGCGAGTTCATGGTCGGAGATTTCGCTGCCGGGGATGTCCAGGCGGAAGTCCTGGGCGGACAGGCTGCCGCCATTGGTGAAGTGGACGACGAAATCGAACCTGACGCGGTATGTGGTCATGACTTTCCTGGTGGCCTGACGCTCGCATCAGGCCGCCCGGCGACACCGCAGCATGAACGCAGGCTTGGACGTTGACGAAGGATCAGCCCCAGAAGCAGGCCCATGGGTCCTCATTCACGAGATCGACGAACTCTTCCACCGTGACTACGGCTGGAACCGGCGCATAGCCGTGCCATTTCAGATCGCTTCGCATCCAGAAAACCCGCCACTGGGCGTCGGTGCGGACCCAGGTGGCCTTCGCGACGGCCTTCTCGACCGTTTCCCCAGGCTTGCCTCGCCAGGCGGGGCGAGTCTCGAAGATCTCCACGCTCTGGCCGACGATTCGGTAGCCGATGTCGAGCTCTGGGCGGATGTGCACCGGCGGTCGCCTGGCTTCCACGAAGCCACCGACAATCTTCCGGACGCGGGCTGTCTCGAGTTCGCTGAACGCCATGGATTCGATGCCTATTCCCGGGATGTGCCGCCGAGGGGCGACCACTCATCAGGTAACAGCATGGCGTCTCTCCGCGGTCCCCTCAAGCGCATGATCGGGCGGCTGCACCTGTCATGGCCCGGGCGCTCAACGCCTGGCGACATCGAGTGCAACTTGGTGAAGCCGCGGTCAGCGCGCTCGTGATGCACCTGACAATTCGTCGCGTCGGAAGAAGTCGACTCTGACCCCGGTTCTCAGGACCTCGTTGCATCGGCGGGCGCGGCATGCAGTTCGACGCCCAGCGCCCTGACCAGCTTCAGCACCGTGTCGTAGCGTGGCTTTGCCCCTGGGGCGAGCGCCTTGTAAAGACTCTCCCGGCCCATGCCGGCGTCCTTGGCCAGCCTGGTCATGCCCCGTGCCCTGGCGACATCCGCGATCGCCTGCAGCAGGACGTGGGGATTCTCGTCTTCCAGCGCGGCGTCGATGTATTCGGCGATCACCGTCTCGTCATCGAGGTAGTCGGCAGCGTCGAAGCGGGCAAGCGGTTTCATGGTCGATCCTCCAGCCGGTCGAAGAGAGCCTTGGCGCGCCTGATGTCCCTGGCCTGCGTGGACTTGTCGCCAGCGCAAAGCAGGATGTAGACGATCTCGCCCCGCCGGGCGAAGTACACGCGATAGCCGGGGCCCGTGTGGATCCGCATTTCCCAAATGCCTTGGCCGACAGGCTCGCAGTCGCCCAGGTTTCCGGCCTCGGCCGAGCGGATGCGCGCCGCGATGCGCGCCTTGCCCCGGGGGTCCTTAAGCGCCTTCAGCCATGCGTCGAATTCGACGGTCCGAAGGAAGGCGTTCATGGCCGAACCGTATCCGAACGGATACAGTCGCGTCAATCAGTTCGTTACACCGCCCTTCACTGCCAAACCTGGCCTCCCTCCCGTTCTTCGCCGGAAGCAGGCGCCGTTGATCCGATGCGGAACGCGGGTCGCGGCCCGAAACAACCAACCCGTGCCAGCTCGTGCCGCCGGCGCGAAGGCACCCACCTCCGGCAACCGCATCCACGCGAAGCACCAGCCGGTAGATGCAGCGCCCCTGAGCAGGCTCGCGAAACCGGGGTCCGAAACCGGGGTCAGGGTGCACTTTTCGAGCGCCGCTGCTTCGGAAACTCGACTCTGACCCCGGTTTTCAGAACGCCAGGCGCACGCCCGCGTTCAAGGTGGTGATCTTGCCCAGCTCGTAGCCGGCGACCAGGGCGATGTTGGGCCGGAAGTACCAGCGGCCGTTCACGCCGACCAGGACGTCGGAATCGAAGGCATCGGCGCCGCGCTCGGCGACCTTGCCGACCGGGGTATAGCGCACGTGGCCCTGCAGGTGCAGCGACTGCGTCGCCGCCCAGACCAGGCCGACCTCGCCGCCGACACCGTCCTCGTCGGCGCTGATGTCGACATCGAAGCCGGCCACCCGCGCGTCCTTGAACTCCAGCGTGTCGAAGCTGACCCGGCCATACAGCGCCAGCGTGTCCGAAAACGGATAGGCATAGCCGACGCCGATGCGCCAGCGCACCAGGTCGAAGTCGCCGGTGACGGTGGTGGTCGCGTCGCTGACCTCCAGCTCCTGGCCGCCCGACCAGTAGTCGCCGAACAGGTGGAAGTTCCCCGCGAACTGCCAGGCGCCGCCCACGAAAACGCCGGCGTCGGCATCGGTCTCGACCTCGAGCGGGCCAAGGCTGCCCCCGAACCGGTCCGACCGCTCGACGTCGTTGACGAAGCCGCCGGCGATGCCGGCCTCGAGGTAGGTGAAGCCGACCGCCTGGGCGCTGGCCGCCGCCGGCGCGCCCAGGGCAGCCGCCGCGGCGATTGCGATGATTTTGTGATGGATGGACATGCGGACACCCCTGCTGGGGAACGGGAGGACAGGGCCGGCGATTGCCGCCGGGGGTTGGAGAGACGACCTGGCGGTCGCTACGGCGCGCATCTAACTCCCGGGCCGGTGCAGGGCGTGTGATGTCCGGCCGGCGGTCTCGGAGGGCGTCCGCGATGGGCCAGGGCGCTGGCCGGGGACTACGAAACACACACAAGCGGCGACGGTTCGGAGCGGCCTGGGCGCGGCCGCAACTTGCCAGATGGAAAACAGGGCCACTACAGCACCCGGCTGTGGCGCAGCACCCGCCGCTTCCTGTTCCGCGCCGGCAACCTGACCCGGGTGTTTCGCGCCAGGGTGCTGGCCGCCCTGCGGGCCCTGGGCCTGACCCTGCCCGACCCGCTGCCCGACACCTGGGTGGCCGACTGCACCCGGGTCGGCCGCGGCGAACAGGCCCTGGCCTACCTCGCCCGCTACCTCTACCGCGGCGTGCTCAGCGAACGCGACCTGCTCGGCTGCGACGACCAGCGTGTCCGCTTCCGCTACCGCGACAGCACCGGCCAGACCCGCATCCGCTGCCTGCCCGGCGCCGGGTTCCTGGCCCTGCTGCTCCAGCATGTCCTGCCCAAGGGCTTCCGCCGCGTGCGCGACTTCGGCCTGCTGCACCCCAGGCGCAAGGCCCTGCTGGCACGCGTGCAACTGCTGCTGCAGGTCCACCTGCCCGACCTGCCCGCACCGGCCCGCTGCCGCCTCCTGTGCCCGCACTGCGGCGAACCCATGCGCATCGTCGCCACCCGCCTGACACCGGCGCAGGCGCACCGACGACGAACCCCGCACCACGACCACCGGAGCCGTGCCATGTGAGCGCGAAAACACCGTGCCGCACCGAAACACGAGGCCGTGCGCCTCGACGGGCAGGCTGCGTCCGAAACAGCCCTTCGCGCCCATGCGCCGGCGAAAACCGGCCGGGCAACGTCGCCACGAACCGCTCCGCACCCCGCACCGCACGCGCACAGCGCCAACGCGACACTGCACCTCGGCGCCATCGCGAATGCTGTTTCCCTTAAGAACGTATCGGCAAGCCTGACCGGGCTTGTTCAACAACCGGATCAGATCGCGGCTGCGCGCGATCTATCCTTTGCCGTTAGGTGCGTGCCGTACCGAAGCGGGCAGCAGCGAGTCCGAGCGAGCCGGCGCCCACCAGAAGCGCGATGTGGAGGATGGGGACAACATTCCCATGCACTACTTCGGGAAGCACGCCCGTGTAGGCGACTTCGCTAGAGCTCAAGGCATAAGTCATCGGAAAGGCGGACATGACACCCGAACCCACCGCGAAGACTGCGAATAGACCAAGAGCGACGAGCGCGCTGTGCCTACGCGAAACGCGCCAAAGCGAGTAGGCGGACCACGCAAGGAGGGCGCCGGTCGCGACCGGAATCCACGGGAAGATGAGACTCGCGATTTCGTTCATGGCAGTCAGCACCTAACGTTTGAGCTCAGGCCGCGGCCCGTCAGGGCCGTCGCGCCTGCAGCGAATGGTTATGTCCTTCCTCCTCGCATTCATTCCAATGGAAATATCCATCTGAAGTGACGGAAAAATTCTCAGAGGGCCTCTTCCTTAGCGGCACTTCTGGATCGAATCTCAGAAGCCCTGGCAATAGAGACGACCGC
This window encodes:
- a CDS encoding transcription initiation protein, with product MVATGAELAAADRDSHAVIEAAKAAGVYVFGGGIDASVPPVRVAADGAVIDGGYPTGPHLDGGFAVLELPSREAAIGWAARIARACRCDQELRVFFYDPMA
- a CDS encoding mannose-6-phosphate isomerase codes for the protein MKVIRGSTWRAERPWGAIDIANMDGITTRLHWTDQPYRWHVNDGEEVFAVLTGRVEMRYREAGIEQRVVLAAGDVFHATVGTEHVAHPIGEARILVVEREGSV
- a CDS encoding VOC family protein, yielding MKLAYVNVFVSDLDRAVAFYGDTLGLALEFASPEHGYASFSAGPVRLGVSLPGTAHADLVGRPTGIGLEVADLEAEHARLSALGVQFTMPPARQPWGGYMAMLADPDGNQFYLDQVAEVHG
- a CDS encoding mannose-6-phosphate isomerase, with product MIRGGTWRAERPWGAIDIANMDGISTRLHWTDQPCRWHVDDGEEVFAVPTCRVEICYREAGVGQRMLLAPGDVFHATVGTEHVAHPVGETRILVVAREGSV
- a CDS encoding antibiotic biosynthesis monooxygenase, producing the protein MSARYTCIWAFQVSEENRSAFEACYAPDGAWGSLFRQQAGFIGMQLLRDRRSPGRYLTVDRWMSEAAYDAFRSTCAEAYAELDRQCEGLALEERFIGGFLEPGP
- a CDS encoding HIT domain-containing protein, whose protein sequence is MFELPVRDPCDLCEGMAGRETRWAVVDQGKYTLTVLNPWQFERGQCCVITRRHVATLLELRQEECMAVMLAAQRVGQALVRAFQPLGLLTFQNNGVYSGQETPHFHFHVVPRQPDSDWGIGPPQLATFEGAGRVPGTAHDPAGDARRRERVQASAAQMAETADLIRRSLI
- a CDS encoding DUF3024 domain-containing protein gives rise to the protein MAFSELETARVRKIVGGFVEARRPPVHIRPELDIGYRIVGQSVEIFETRPAWRGKPGETVEKAVAKATWVRTDAQWRVFWMRSDLKWHGYAPVPAVVTVEEFVDLVNEDPWACFWG
- a CDS encoding putative addiction module antidote protein, whose protein sequence is MKPLARFDAADYLDDETVIAEYIDAALEDENPHVLLQAIADVARARGMTRLAKDAGMGRESLYKALAPGAKPRYDTVLKLVRALGVELHAAPADATRS
- a CDS encoding type II toxin-antitoxin system RelE/ParE family toxin → MNAFLRTVEFDAWLKALKDPRGKARIAARIRSAEAGNLGDCEPVGQGIWEMRIHTGPGYRVYFARRGEIVYILLCAGDKSTQARDIRRAKALFDRLEDRP
- a CDS encoding outer membrane beta-barrel protein, coding for MSIHHKIIAIAAAAALGAPAAASAQAVGFTYLEAGIAGGFVNDVERSDRFGGSLGPLEVETDADAGVFVGGAWQFAGNFHLFGDYWSGGQELEVSDATTTVTGDFDLVRWRIGVGYAYPFSDTLALYGRVSFDTLEFKDARVAGFDVDISADEDGVGGEVGLVWAATQSLHLQGHVRYTPVGKVAERGADAFDSDVLVGVNGRWYFRPNIALVAGYELGKITTLNAGVRLAF
- a CDS encoding transposase encodes the protein MPDGKQGHYSTRLWRSTRRFLFRAGNLTRVFRARVLAALRALGLTLPDPLPDTWVADCTRVGRGEQALAYLARYLYRGVLSERDLLGCDDQRVRFRYRDSTGQTRIRCLPGAGFLALLLQHVLPKGFRRVRDFGLLHPRRKALLARVQLLLQVHLPDLPAPARCRLLCPHCGEPMRIVATRLTPAQAHRRRTPHHDHRSRAM